Genomic window (Daucus carota subsp. sativus chromosome 5, DH1 v3.0, whole genome shotgun sequence):
ATATGAATTAGATATAGTTGTCCTTATAATAATGCGAGCAAGGTATCACATATTCTTTTTCAAGTGGAGTATCATCATATTGATATTTAACTGGCTGTCGTGTATATGTTGCAAAACTCCGAATGAAATATCacatgatattcaattgattgTGACGTATCCTCGTAATAATCCTTTTAcggtaaaatattttaaaggtaTTTAGGGCCcacaaataattttgataagCATTCATCCAAGAACTTAATTAACgtattattgttaaaaattatgcaaaattagattttttgaCTTTAAATTAGTTAGTGTGATACATGCTTTGACGATGTAATTAATTACCTACCCattaataattaacatattatctacaaatttaattatgaataaattaatatgttagatataaccacacatattaattataaatattaatttaatgtattAATAAAGAAGGTAAACACATCAATTACATGTCTAATAATGAATTTATTAAAGTCTTAGATATAATTACATGTATTAATTgcaagttattaattatatgtattaatggAAGAGATATTAGTTGCAAGTGTATTAATGAAAGAGAGGGTTAAAAGAGTAATTTACATGGTGAATAAAATGTGGCATGTtggtctattatatatataatagatagatatgtcagtttaatatgttaataaatgatgtgtaatctttctAAAGATTTCTTATAGACCTGTAGAGGTtggacaaatatagccatctaTAAGaagttggctaaaattatagacaagggatgggtatggttggagtgtgattttTTCAATAGATttgctatattttttatttttcgtatGCTAACTCACTTTTTAGTGAAGGGCTttctatggttggagatgctttaaAAGGACCAACCAATTGAAAGTCACCATAATACGAAAACCAAGTTAcagtaaaaatttaaatagataTAGTTATCAACTAGGAAGCACCGACTCGGGTACGGCGATACGGGACACAGGACACGGGATACGAGGATTCGCCAATTAGCAAAGAATCCTGAATACGGGACACggcaaaaaataaatagtaatataaaatatataatttatatatgttgaatATTAAACAACTTCACACTTGAACTCATTGTCCCACtcgtatatttatataatcaagttATCTTtagcaaataaatatatagaatgtatgtatatataggctTTTGCGTATATATATTAGATTGAAAGATGAAAAACAGAGAGATAGCTAaacatttatatacatatagaatCTGTATACATATAAAAGACGATTGGTATTAGGCTATAAACATTACTGGGCCTTTTTTAAAGTTGGGCAGAGGTTTTAGTTGCATGTCGGCTGCATTTGCGTTCCGACACGCCACATGGCGTATCGGATACGTACTCAGCCGTGTCGGTGTCGTGTCCCCGTATCAGCCGTGTCCGACACGCATACGGCAGCCTTTTCGCCGTGTCCGTGCTTCCTAACTtatcaattactccctccgtccctctcatttctttacactttttttccattactcgacacgcattttaaggcgcatataaaatatagtttcataatatttttttgaaaattttcatttttgaataaaaatttagatagtaaatatttatttagaagaaaaaaattcaaattattttatcaaactatattttatgagagcattagaatgcgtgccgagtctcgtcccccaatgtaaacaattgagggggacagagggagtactacacTACTACTTATAATATTGGCCGTAATCTATCACTCTACTTTGAAACTTAATGGGATAGACTATGCATTTACAGCGTTATCTACCTCGGAAAGTTTACCAGGTAAGTTCCCCAATTTTTATAGTATCATTAATTACATGtgtatatcaatatataacatgtataattttattgtatttaaCTTAACACCTAGTCCTCTAGTCATCCCCTGCTAGCGACTCCACATAATGCTTTAATAACTACGCTTGCAACTTCCAAATTTAGAAGGCCATTTTTGGTTTGAGTGCATATTAAACTAACCATTTAAAGCCACACTGTTGGGAATAATGACATGCTGCAATGACAAAACTGGCGATGCTAAGGGCACCAACAACGCTACATCAAACCTGCAATGAGGTGATATTTAgaatttagaatatttaataatttggtGGGTTTAAATATAGTCTATCAACTATTAACTGTAAGTGATACGTAGCCTGAAGCGCACCAAAGTCGATAAGGTAGTATGAGAGCCCTCAGTGCAACAGTAGCATCTGAACAAGCAACAACAACGAAACACACAGAAATCCTGGGAGGTGAACAAGATATGGAACAACTTAATTGAATTGGACATATCAATAAGATGGAAAGtacattatattatttgtttgcTTGTTTGTACTGTATTCATGTTTTACCTGGAATCTGGAGATTTAACAAGAAAAGCAGTAACAGCAAGGTATCTCCAGTCATTTTCGTATTTGTCCCCAAGCAGGTCTACTGAATCCATGTTCCTGTTTTGAAGATAGAACGGTATTTATGTAAGAAAGAAGTTTCTTATGTTGTCAAGATATATAAATTGTTTCACCAACTTACTCCGTGTTGTTTTTATTTCCGCGACTATTGCTACTTCTAATTGGCATATCAGTGGAAAGCCACTTGAATGGCATTGATGTAGACAGTTCTGATTTATAACTAAAGTCACTCTTGGTCTTGTTATCTTCTCCATATGGAAGAGCTTTTCTAAGATTTTGTTTCCAAGCAGTTAGAACCCTCTTTGCACCAACTGAAATTAGTAATAAAGGGCTATCTACATCCTCTAAGATCATCCCAGAGGGCAAAGTGGTTGAATCTGCTACATATAGATTCATCTTTGATACGCAGCATATAGATCTGACAGCTGATCCGCCTACATGTTCACCAAGCAATTTTGAAGCAGTCCAATTCTCAAGACCCGGATCATATCTGAgtatttaatcacaaaattaCTAACAACCATTCAAGcatcataacatatataaacTGTAGTAAAAGTATTAATAATTCTGTGGTGCCAGGATAAAGGAGGATACAATCTGAAGAATATAGGTACCGTATACATAAGTTATAGGATAACTGCATATACAGGCCCCTAAACTTTGCCCCCAAAAACCTATTATGCCCCAAGCCTTTGCAAAGAACCTATCATACCCCAATACTCATTATTtcattgtacttaaatcctttcgagaattatttaattattttttaacttattttatattagatGTTCTAGTTAATGTTTTAACCACAAATTCgcacataattatttttattgcaCCGTTAAAAGAACATACTTTGAATTCCATATATGGTATTACATTATAATATAGAGAGAATAGAATGAATtataaattacatttaattagaaaatataaaataattatatgttcATGTAAAAtcgaatataatataatatttctatttttatccTTTAGCTTATCAGTCTTATAAAGTTTTAATCATGAAATAAGTATTAGATTtcacataaattaatatagaattATACAAGTATATGTAGTCATCTGAAGTATGATTCAAATGTTATGAAATTGTAAAGTACATGGGTGTTATAATTTTTGTGCAAGAGTGTAATAGCTCTCATCCAAAGGTAAAGGACATAAAAGGCTTTTGAAGGGAAGGTGaggggcctatctatatatgcAATCTGCCGAAGTTATAAGTATGCCATCACACTATAGCTTATAGACCATAATAAAAGTGGTTAGAAACGAAGATGATGTTACAGTATCAACTTTTAGTGACCAAATGATAACTTTTCATACCTGGTCAACCTCACAGTTCCATCTTCACACCCTGTTGCGAGCCAACATGCATTAGGACAGAATCCCTGCTGCTTGGTTGAGGGAAATATTGTATTCCCAGAGATGAAACATAAAGAATGCATCTCTCTGCCATGGAATTGCAAATGTAGGTTCTGAggatatatttttctttcactGTCCGGCACCCAATGTCTATGGACATAGATGATTTCATCCTGATAGTCAAACAACCATAATTGAGAAAACTAAATACAATTAGAAGGTGATTGGTGTATTTCTTTCCACCAAAAAAACTGTAGGAGATATAAGGTGGAGCAAATTCTTtttggaaaaaagaaaaaagaaacagcAGAAAGACCTTGACATAAGCAAAACAGTTCCTTAACTCTGGCAGGTCGCCaagaaaatatgaattaggACGTCGCCATCCGCCACATGGAATCTGGACAACCTGTTATAAAGGGAACCATGTGTTTAAGATGAAGAGAATTGTATGAATTTCGATTACAAGATATAGTGGTGAGTAAATACCTTCGTCTCCGTGATTAAATTCCAGATGATGAAATCAGCTGATGCAAAACCTACTGCATAGTTTCCGCTTCCTGAATCATCGTCTAACATAGATTTGTAAGAAACTGATTGCACCATGCTTAATTCTTTCACTTGTTTCATCCCTGTGAACTGCAACTTTTTTTTGTCCCTGTCATATTCCATATAGCAGATGCAACCATCTCCTCCAGTCTGAATAATGATGCTTAAATTAAAAACATCTTATATCTGCATATCGCTATGTACAATAAAATCATTCACCTGAATTGCAAATGATACAGTCTACTACTTGCAAGAGGCATTTATCATAATGAACTGTTATGAGCATCTACGACATAACTTACCAACAGTGAAAGAGAGGCAACAAATGCATTGATACACATTTACAAAAACATAGATGAGAAGcaatataatataagattaaGATCAAGGGCATACCGAGCATATATTGACTTCACCAAAACCAGAAAGTGCTATTATAACTCTGCAGACACCTGATATCCCGTGAGCTCCTTTAAAATAAACAGATGGAGATATTTTGGATTCTGAACCAGTAGATGTACCCAGCACTAGCTCCTCTCCCAAGGGGAATAACACCAGATTACCATGTAGATCCCCACACACTAGCACCTAAAAGATTTGTGAAAGAATCGAACAGGGAACTATTATACCATACAATACCATCACACCTTCAATTGGAATCTTATCTTAGCAGTGCATTTTATGTTCATATTAGGGATAGGCGGATAGCTTCAGCATATTAGCAATGCATGCCAAACTACTCGCATGTCCAGTCTATTATGCTGGTACTCTATGGTGATCGCCACACCATGAGGTCCATAACTAACTAGAGGAATCCACGAACATGTATTATAAGTGAGAAACACTGATAGCTCGATAAATCTTTAAGCAACTGTATATGCTCTCATATAGTGCTATTTTTTATAGTATACACACCGACTCAATAGCTCAAGTAGTTAAGAAGTGCACCTTTGAAACAATCCTCATTTAATAGTCTCACAATCAAAAATAAACACCTAGATGGATTCAGCAAAatcaaaaaagttaaaatgtatatataccTCTTCTTCAAGTGAGGCATCTAGGCACATTATCCTTCTAGAAAAGCTTGAAACAAACTCAGCTACCAAACACACATCAGAACTTCCGACAGAGCAATGAGAATTGGCAGGAAAAGGCTCTGAAAACCTCCAAAGCTTCAATTTTCCTCTCGGATCAGCAGTAAAAATGAACCTGCACAATATGTGCAAGGGAAACTGAAGTGCCATACAAACTTAATTAATGAAGACTAAAGAAAATAGTGATAACAGTCATGAACTGAACTTTTTTTATGGACAGGATTAGTAGACCCGGCAATATGGCACATGACAAGAAAACATCAGCACAACATGAAATTACAGGTATGGGTTTGATTTTAagtacacgaaagtacacaaTATGcccatttatatataaaatatacatatcaaattttataGAATTGTATGACTATATATATGTCAATCAATACTTCATgtatatttcatataaatataatatattaatgtattttttattcttttatattatattatatatttatttatttagtgaGAACAAAAAGACAATGCAGAAAGGACACAAATTCTTTTCCATTTCGTTCTGTGTCTGGGTTTCACAGTCAAGTACACAAAACACAAAAGTAAACGACAAAATTGCCAGATCTAATGAAAAAAGACAAAGTTAAATATTACTCAATCCATTGAAAGTAAGAAACCATGGGGACTAGCATCAGTTCTGTTTGATAAAACTAGAATTGCATATATCACCTTTTTATTGTTGAAATAAGGATCATgagtacaatttttttttcatgaccTGTATTAGAACTCCATAAACAGGCCCCAAAGAGAGAGTGCATGGGAaaaaatatgtgtgtgtttcGAAGAGTAAGGCTTGACTCGTCTACAAGCCAATATATTACAGACAACTATAACTTTTTACACTTCAGATTACCAAGTAACGGTTTAATCTTTGTAGTCTTTAAGGGATGTTGTAAATTTTATACCTATATCCCAGCGACTTGCACCAGAATGTTCCCAGTAGCTGTCTCTCCGACTCAGCAGACCAAGTATAAGTTAGACCCAGTTTTGGAGAAGAAACATCACCTAAAACTTTAACAATCGTCACATATCCTTTACCATCTCCAACAGAAACCCAATCCTCGATACCAGAAGAAAGATCGAGTCTTTCTTTAGTCAACAAGTTCATACAAACAATAGGAGCTTCTCCACTGGACTGAAGAAGTTTAGTCCATTTAACCTCTCCTGTATCAAAGAGTTTTGCATGGTAGAGAAAACCATTGTTCGTTGCAATATAAAGAGTATCTTCCCGTGTGAATTGCAAACATCGAACATATTCACTTTTGCTGCAATAAGATACCAGAATGGCAGTTAAATAAAGGGTCGAACCAGTGGAAGTGACAAGATTAAgggaatttaataaaattattaattaataaatgagAGTTGAGATTTATGCACAATTCGAAAAGTTATTACTTCTAAATTTCATTGAAGCAGAAACATCGACTGTCTGGAATGAATccaacaccccccccccccccccccccaaaaaaaaaaacctccaAAACCACGCATGAAAAACAGGAAATAAGAATGATAATAAGTTTCCTATGGGTATTTCCATCCAATGCATACCAGGTTCCTGAAATCAAAGAAAAGACCCTAGCCTCGCCAATTACCAGAGCAACTTCTAAACCATtgtaaacatttatatatatgtatgtatttgtgggCAAGTACATTCTAGGTATcatatttaaacaaatttggCTTGCTGGTAAGTACATTGCCAGTCTCATATCGAGCCCAGATATTTGATAAGTGTGCACTGACTATGGGTATATCGCTACTTTAACACTAATTTGGGGATCTGCATTCTTACTTAATGTATTGAagtaaactgaataagtttaataactacatatataaagaaaaataatcaaGTACTGGTCAATCGATTTAGCTAATAATtccaaatgattttataatcaacTGTCAAGCATACAATTTATTATTGGTGGCTTGCAGCTAgcctctctatctctctcctaCTGTACTAGAGCTACTGGCTTCAAGTCAAAATGGAGGTACTGTGTGTGTGTCTCTGTGTAGTTAAATTTCGTTTGTGACTtcttaaaaacatttttaattcGCTTGCCGAAGTTTCAAACTGAGCAAAAGAAAAAACACAGCCACCTGCTTACAATTACTcatatttcatttgaaatagGTATTGCTACAAGCCTGTTGATTAGAATAACCAAAGCAGCCAATCTgttagaaaaataaattgaagctatttgagaggcgccacctcACCGCCTCCCGCTACCCCTTTatacaagtatattgatttagTTACTCCCAAATGTGACAGAATGGGATATAAAATCGAGGATTCTTACATCCAGACTGTTTTAAACACACGTCATCTAAACGAATCAAAATTACCAGTATCATTAAGGTGTAAAATTCTGTCAGAATTATTCTAACAAATTTTAAGCTTATGTCTAGTACTGCATTATTTCCTCTAACTATAGCTAGAGGTGGCCATTCGGGCCAAACCGACCGAACCGGCATGCCCCGAACCGTCTTTTTAACCGCTCGAAACCGTCTAAACACGGGCCGGTTCAAAACCCGCCTGGACCGCTTAAGACGACGTGCCGAATACGGGTCTGGGGGTTGGGGACCGTGAACCGAACCGGCACGGCCCGCCAAAACATAAAGGTTCGGCACGGCACGGCCCGAACCGGGACCGGCCCGCCAAACCGTGAATCTGTACCAACTACGCACtctgttttgattttatttgtgttttagttTTTTGTTTATAGTTTAGTTATTCGATTTCATTTTAGTTTGTAAAGTTGAGACtagtttaattaatttcattttgattttgttttaagaATTAATTTCATTCCGttttcaatttgttttaaaaattaatttcactTTGTTTTGAttctgttttaaaattaatttagtttaattttgattttgttataaaacttataaaaataaatttttttcgttttgattttgttttaaaaattaatttggctTAGGGTTGATTTTGTTTACTAACTAAATTTGTTGCAAATtatgtttaataaataaaatttataagagGTACCATTCTCTTTTTaccaaaacattatttttttatcaaaatattatttatttgtttacaatttattaataattaaattaaataataacattaaactaaaataaacatTAACATTAAATTAAAATCGGTTCAAAAACTAACACATgttattgaaaagaaaaaaaaacttaaaataaaacaaaacaaagcaaTCACAGTCGGTCACTTCATTCCAATTTCCAGCAAACACACTTCATTTCAGCAAGCAAACCGCGGTTGAACCGCCGGTCCGTCCAAAACCGTCAACCTGTGCAAACCCGTACAACCCACCTAACCCGTATTATACGGTTCCGGTTCCACACTTTCTCAACCCAGCACGGCACGGCCCGCCCCGCCTGTATAGCCGTGCCGGTTACGGTTTCACCGGCGACGGTTCGGAAACCGcctgaaccggcccgaaccgcccCGGCCCGCCCGAATGGCCGCCTCTAACTATAGCCATTACTTATTTTATAGCTAAAATTCATATCTAGCCTTTTTATGAATAGTTATGTATTATTCATCTCTACTTCAACAAAATTACAATGACTCgattttatacatataatattttagtttgaac
Coding sequences:
- the LOC108223445 gene encoding uncharacterized protein LOC108223445 isoform X2; this translates as MTRSSSSFEVKSPERCLLYSMKMWGEQIEALHIASGTIFNEIIVWKVVFPNVSNPGKELVNLTSLDHAAPQHHFHQLEAIAVCRLGGHEGSIFNIAWSSNGSKLVSVSDDRSARIWTIHVEKEGLDICHSIGPVLFGHTARVWDCCIVDSFIITAGEDCTCRVWGVDGIQLKVIKEHVGRGVWRCLYDPCTSLLVTAGFDSAVKVHNLHTFEASNSDRSIQLIDNSIHQKDLFSFCIPNSSGHAGLTDSKSEYVRCLQFTREDTLYIATNNGFLYHAKLFDTGEVKWTKLLQSSGEAPIVCMNLLTKERLDLSSGIEDWVSVGDGKGYVTIVKVLGDVSSPKLGLTYTWSAESERQLLGTFWCKSLGYRFIFTADPRGKLKLWRFSEPFPANSHCSVGSSDVCLVAEFVSSFSRRIMCLDASLEEEVLVCGDLHGNLVLFPLGEELVLGTSTGSESKISPSVYFKGAHGISGVCRVIIALSGFGEVNICSTGGDGCICYMEYDRDKKKLQFTGMKQVKELSMVQSVSYKSMLDDDSGSGNYAVGFASADFIIWNLITETKVVQIPCGGWRRPNSYFLGDLPELRNCFAYVKDEIIYVHRHWVPDSERKIYPQNLHLQFHGREMHSLCFISGNTIFPSTKQQGFCPNACWLATGCEDGTVRLTRYDPGLENWTASKLLGEHVGGSAVRSICCVSKMNLYVADSTTLPSGMILEDVDSPLLLISVGAKRVLTAWKQNLRKALPYGEDNKTKSDFSYKSELSTSMPFKWLSTDMPIRSSNSRGNKNNTENMDSVDLLGDKYENDWRYLAVTAFLVKSPDSRISVCFVVVACSDATVALRALILPYRLWFDVALLVPLASPVLSLQHVIIPNSVALNENIQIGSQYIALGGSTDGSITFWDLTRSVQACMQRVSALKMEDFNDCQKRPRTGRGSQGGRWWRSLGSIEKPGDSSGSLGSSDRSENGQSHSLHESSSACPQRSKELFSQVVDPAFSGSETSNEDSSLETCEIRPLHTVENVHQSGVNCLHVSGIKDNTGPSSGFLFYVISGGDDQALHSLRFDVSLLQSVHYTENANPDRHGCTESETSDGSIYQCQKQNYSIKLSCHEKILSAHSSAVKGVWTDGIWVFSTGLDQRVRCWHLEEDAKLTEHCHLVISVPEPETLDARACSRNQHYQIAIAGRGMQMVEFFAPGGMSAKVL